A portion of the Bacillus sp. es.034 genome contains these proteins:
- a CDS encoding DUF2062 domain-containing protein, which produces MIRKKLREIKCLTLKLLRLKDNAHSIALGFTVGLLINFVPSFGIGPVISTASAKIFKGNPFAGLVGGVSLIWAFPFFFYLNLVVGHLFFPVDSSGDAVGVGIQIGKAFITGMMINIPLCGILIYAIMNSAVKKYRGTLLTFVQRKWNV; this is translated from the coding sequence ATGATTAGAAAAAAACTAAGAGAAATAAAGTGCCTGACTTTAAAACTATTACGCCTTAAAGATAATGCTCATAGCATCGCTTTGGGATTCACGGTTGGCTTATTGATTAATTTCGTACCTTCCTTCGGCATCGGTCCTGTCATTTCTACAGCCAGTGCAAAAATATTCAAGGGAAACCCGTTCGCGGGATTAGTTGGCGGGGTCTCTTTAATCTGGGCTTTCCCTTTCTTCTTCTATTTGAATCTTGTTGTAGGACATCTCTTCTTCCCGGTTGATTCTTCGGGTGATGCAGTAGGGGTTGGAATACAAATAGGAAAAGCTTTCATTACAGGAATGATGATCAATATCCCTTTATGCGGGATCCTGATCTATGCCATCATGAATTCTGCCGTTAAAAAATATCGAGGGACATTGCTGACGTTTGTTCAAAGAAAGTGGAACGTATAA
- a CDS encoding GNAT family N-acetyltransferase, which produces MKDVYHSVGWLKHTDEVISKIFIRSDIVSLAILEGRIVGVGRALTDGVFNATIYDVVVHRDYQKKGIATVIMKDLLEQLADVSCVLLISTTGNEAFYRKHGMKSLKTGMARYLNPSLAEEYLT; this is translated from the coding sequence ATGAAAGATGTTTACCATTCAGTAGGGTGGCTTAAGCATACAGATGAGGTGATTTCCAAAATATTTATCAGAAGTGATATCGTATCTCTGGCCATTTTAGAAGGGCGTATCGTTGGGGTGGGTAGAGCCTTGACGGATGGAGTATTCAACGCGACGATCTATGATGTGGTCGTGCACCGTGATTATCAAAAGAAGGGGATTGCGACTGTTATTATGAAGGATTTATTGGAGCAACTGGCGGATGTATCTTGTGTTTTATTGATTTCGACTACGGGCAATGAAGCTTTCTATAGAAAACACGGTATGAAAAGTTTGAAAACGGGAATGGCAAGGTATCTCAACCCATCCCTAGCGGAGGAATATTTAACATAA